A stretch of the Glycine soja cultivar W05 chromosome 13, ASM419377v2, whole genome shotgun sequence genome encodes the following:
- the LOC114381598 gene encoding protein MAIN-LIKE 1-like: MDHADEEVHEQPDEAVGVDVPTNAEGFPGGPHNTSVLQDYVYHVPTKVWSGEERPELKLCSHGRKVEKFAKPVLEIEGLVAATGLSPLITCLLDTSDRGLMFAFVERWHKETSSFHLLVREVTITLNDVASLLHLPITGTFHSFESLHVDDDILLLVELLEVSGEEARVETVQCQGAYVRLSWLRDIYRSKCDATQWTPVACAYLLHLLGCILFANKSVTRIHVVFLDALRDLTQTGSYVWGVVALVHLYDNLNDASKSTTRQLAGYITLL; this comes from the exons ATGGATCATGCGGATGAGGAGGTCCATGAACAGCCTGATGAAGCAGTTGGTGTTGATGTGCCGACTAATGCCGAGGGTTTTCCAGGCGGACCCCACAACACATCAGTGTTGCAAGACTATGTTTATCATGTGCCCACAAAAGTTTGGAGTGGAGAg GAACGTCCTGAGCTGAAATTATGCTCCCATGGAAGAAAGGTGGAGAAGTTTGCCAAGCCTGTCCTTGAGATCGAAGGCTTAgtggctgccacaggattaagtcctcTGATCACATGTTTGCTGGACACTAGTGATCGGGGACTTATGTTTGCTTTCGTGGAGAGGTGGCATAAGGAAACCAGTAGTTTCCATCTGCTAGTAAGAGAGGTGACTATCACCTTGAATGATGTGGCCTCATTGCTGCATTTGCCTATTACAGGCACATTCCATAGTTTTGAGTCTCTTCATGTGGATGATGACATCTTGCTGCTAGTGGAATTGCTTGAAGTAAGTGGTGAAGAGGCACGAGTTGAGACAGTACAATGTCAAGGGGCATATGTTCGACTTTCCTGGCTGCGAGACATATATCGAAGCAAATGTGATGCAACACAGTGGACACCCGTAGCTTGTGCGTATTTGTTGCACCTTCTTGGTTGCATactctttgctaacaagagtgtgACACGCATTCATGTGGTATTCTTGGACGCATTGAGGGACTTGACGCAGACTGGAAGCTACGTATGGGGAGTTGTTGCACTAGTGCATTTGTATGACAATCTGAATGATGCGTCAAAGAGCACGACCAGACAACTTGCAGGATACATCACACTTTTATAg